CGTTGACGGCTCGGGTCGCTGTCAATCGTCTCTGGGGCAACTTCTTTTCTTCGCCATTGGTCGGAACGCCGGAAAACTTTGGTTCGCAAGGTGACCTGCCCACTCATCCGAAACTACTCGACTGGCTGTCACGCGACTTCGTTGCCAATGGCTGGGATGTCAAGCGTTTATGCGAATCAATCGTGCTATCGGCGACCTATCGCCAAGACTCCGTCGCGAGCCCCGAGTCCCTTGAATCTGATCCTAAAAACCAGCTACTCGCACGCGGTCCAGCGTATCGCTTGGCGGCTGAGCAAATTCGAGATGTGGCGTTGGCCGCTTCCGGTTTGATGAACGCGAAAAAGGGCGGACCGCCCGTATCGCCCTACCAGCCAGGCGAAGACTTATGGAAGGAATCCAATAGCATGTCGCCGCCGTTCAAACAATCCGTAGGCAAAGCGTTGTATCGCCGATCGCTGTATTCGGTATGGAAGCGGACTGCACCGCTTCCCAACATGATGGCGTTCGACACAACGACGCGGGAGGTTTGTTCCGTCAAACGCTCACGCACCAACACTCCGCTGCAGGCACTCGTGCTGCTTAATGATGTTCAGTTCATCGAAGCGGCCCGCGTGATGGCCGACGAAATCCTGCGCAGCGAAACCGCCGATCCGATTGAATTGGCGTTCTTAAAACTAGCCGGATGCAAACCCGACGAAATGGAACGGAAGACATTGCAGGGACTGCTGGACGACGAACGTGCGTTTTATACCGCCAACCCAAATGCCGCGACGGAAGTGGCAGCGATCGGTGAGACGAAATCAGAGTGGCAGGGCGATGTGATTGAATTGGCTGCATTGACCAATGTGTGCCAGGCAATCTTGAACCTCGATGCGACCATCTGGAAACGTTGACCAAGAAGCCTAGCCAAACGCGTTCGTTCGCCACACCGCCCCCCATCACCTTCCATTTTGAAAAGTCATATGAGTCTCCCCACACCTCACCAAGCTTTCGCCCACAACCGCCGAGTCTTTCTAAAGAACAGTGGCACCGGTATCGGAACCGCGGCACTGGCCAGCCTCTTTGCCGGTGACTCCGGTTCGACGGCAACCGCGGCGCCCGGTCTTCCAACGGGCGCTCATTTCCCAGCCAAGGCAAAACGGATTATCTATCTGTTCCAGTCCGGTGGACCGGCCCAGCAAGACCTGTTTGATCACAAGCCGTTGCTGAATGAAATGAACGGGAAAGAACTGCCCGCCGAAGTCCGCGGCGAGCAACGACTGACCGGGATGTCGGTCAATCAATCATCTTTACCAATCGCCGGTTCTCACTTCAAGTTTTCACAACACGGTGAGTCCGGTGCGTGGTTGAGTGACTTGCTGCCTTACCACCGAGATATCGTCGATGACGTTTGCTTCATCAAGTCGATGCACACCGAAGCGATCAACCACGACCCCGCGATCACGATGTTCCAAACCGGTTCACAAATCGCCGGGCGTCCGTCGTTAGGTTCTTGGTTGTCATATGGGCTAGGCAGCGAAAACAAAGATTTGCCAGCTTTCATTGTGCTGGTTTCAGCCGGACAGGGTGGGCAACCGCTTTACGCAAGGCTTTGGGGCAACGGTTTCCTGGACTCGAAATACCAAGGCGTGCAATTTCGTGGCGGTAGCGATCCGGTTCTTTATCTTTCCAATCCCAAAGGCATCCCTGCATCCCGTCGCCGTGCCCAACTCGATGCGATCAACTCACTGAATCAGCACCAGTTTGCTCAAGAGCACGACCCCGAAATTGAATCACGAATTGCTCAATACGAGATGGCGTACCGAATGCAAAGCAGCGTTCCCGACGCGGCCGATTTCTCGGACGAGCCCGAATCCACATTCGAGTTGTATGGCCAGGACGCCAAGAAACCCGGCACGTACGCCGCCAACTGTTTGCTCGCTCGGCGATTGGCCCAGCGTGATGTGCGGTTCATTCAGCTGTACCACCAAGGCTGGGACCAACACTCCAACCTGCCCAAACAAATCCGAGGTCAAGCGAAGGAAACCGATCAAGCTTCCGCCGCGTTGGTCAAAGACCTGAAGCAACTTGGCTTGCTAGATGACACGCTGGTGATTTGGGGCGGTGAGTTCGGGCGAACCTCGTACACGCAAGGCGTTTTGACCAACGACAACTATGGCCGCGACCACCACCCACGGTGCTTCACAACCTGGATGGCCGGTGGCGGCATCAAGCCAGGAATCAGCCACGGCATTACGGACGAATTTGGCTATAACGTGGTTGAAGATGGAGTGCATGTGCACGATTTCAACGCCACCGTTCTCCACTTGATGGGCATCGATCATGAACGCCTGAACTACCGCTATCAAGGACGCCGTTTCCGCTTAACCGACGTGCACGGTGAAGTGCTAAACAACATCATCGCGTAATTCGTGTTTCGATTTCCCCACGCTGCTATTTTGCCATGAACACCCACGTCGATGACATTCCGAACCCTTCCCCAAGTCAACTGGCCGAACTGCCGCGGCAAATGGGATTCGTTCCCGCGGTTGGCACGTCACCGGGGTTACTGACCGCGGCACAGATCGACCTGTACAACACGATGGGATTCCTGATGCCTTTCGACGGGCTTGATCCGACCGAGGCAGCCGAAACGCGAGCGTTCTTTGATGGTGTGCTGGCCGCTTTCATTGAACTGGGACGGAACAGCTATTCGATCAGTACCGCACACCTGCGGTTCGCCCGCATTTACGAACTCGTTCAACACCCTCGAATTGTCAATGCCGTGGCAGATCTGCTCGGCCCCAACGTGGTGTGCTGGGGATCCCACTTCTTTTGCAAAATGCCCGGTGACGGAAAACGCGTGCCCTGGCACCAAGACAGCACCTATTGGCCGCTCAGTCCGACCAAGACCGTAACGGTCTGGCTGGCGATTGATGATGCCGACCCCGACAACGCCAACATGAAGTTCATCCCACGCTCGCATGTCCACGGGCTGATTGATTACGACGAGACCCAGGATGCGGACACGGTATTGAATCTAGCGGTTCAGAACCCCGGGTCGTACGGCGACGACGCCGTCGATGTAGCGCTGAAGGCCGGCCAGTTCTCAATGCATTCCGACCTGCTATTGCATGGCTCTGAAGCCAATCAATCCAACCGCCGTCGATGCGGCCTGACCATCCGCTACGCAGCGGCCGACGTGACCACTTGGTACGACTGGCACAAAAAAGGCTTTCTCGTCCGCGGCGAAGACACCAACGGCCACTGGGCAAATCCTCCCCAGCCAAATCACTGAAAGACTCGCCCCCACTCCCAAAGCACGAACCAGCTCGATTCGAAAGGCCTTTGCAATCTTGGCCAGAGGACTTTGCCCTGTCCCCTGTCCCGTTTGGTGCCACCCACCCAATGATTGACGATGAAGGCTCGATTGCTACGGTGGTTGTAATCGACGAATTCACCCAGGAGGCGTTCGATGCCAAGATCCAAACGCGAAGAACGTTTGAAAACGGGGAGATTCGTATCGTCCATGAGGTGCAGAGATCTGTTCGGTGAGCATTTCTAGCGGGTGTCGATACACAAACGAGCAAGGATTACTCGTTTCGCAAAGAGTGGATTCGACGTTGGATGGAGGCTGTTGCCTCCGTCTTTGGGATCGATGTGCTCTGCTACGCGATCACGAGCAATCACCTGCACGTGATCTTGCGGAATTGTTTCATCTGGTAGGCGGCACCGTTCATCCGCTCATCACACTTCATCTCTTTTTGTCCCTAGTCACAGTTTATGAGCGAGGCTAACCGTCGCGATTGCCCTTCAACCCCTGAGCAGACAGATTGGGGCCAGCTAGCGAAACGGATCACCTGCCCTAGACGAGGAACCATAGCGAGAACGAGTCGCTGGCAAAGATTGCCGCCAGCAGGATCGAAGCATTGGTCGCGGCGTGAACCACAATGATCGCGAACAGATCCTTTCGATAATAGAACCACAGATTGGTCAGTACGGCCCACGGCAACATGACCCACCACTCCCACATCATGTGTGTGCCCATGAAGACGACAACCACCACTATGAAGCTGCGCCAGGTAAACCTCGCTAGGGGCAGCTTGCGAAAATCCTGGTCAACGTCGTAAACATCGGCGTAACGCATCAGGAAGCTGCGCATGAAAAGTTCTTCCATCACCGGCGTGACCATCGCATAGCCGATCATTCGCAACGCCAAAACCCACGATACCCAGGCAACGCCGAACATCGTTGGATCGAATTCAACATCCGCGCCGCTAGGCCTAAGCTGAGGAAACAGCACGTAGGGCAGAATCCACATCGCGGCCAATGCCACCCCAACGAGCAGATCGCTTAGGATCATCCAACTCCATTTCAGACGCAATTCGCGATAGCACCCCTGCGACCAAAAGTATGCCAAAGCTCCGGCCGGAGCCACCACGCGTAACACGTACAGTAACCAGGCGAAATCCGCAGTTGCATAGTCTTCCAGTTGAAGGACCAGCAAAAACGCGAGCATGGGAGCAACGTAAGCCAGCATTCAGTAAAGACCTCGGTGAAACGGGCGTTGAGGCGAATCGACGCTTACCATCGGACGCGTTACTTTGCGTATCTCGCTTTCGCAGTGTCGGTTCCGCTAGGCCGCCAACAAGAAGTTTGCTCGAAAGTTTGCTCGGTGACACCAAAGTTTGCGCGGTGCCACCCAAGTTTGCGCGGTGCCACCCAAGTTTGCGCGGTGCCACCCACGCAACAATACTCACCCGGCGGTTGATCGCGGGCCACTTTAACACCCACCCGGCAATGCTCGCCAGCATGTCGACGCGATTTAGCCGGTGCATCGATTAGTTCGGTGCATGGCACCGAACTTCCAGCACCGTTGTCACATCAAGGCTTATCTCAATTTTCCGAAATCGTTATCAGCGTTGGGTGCCACCGAACAGGGAATCATTGAGGCCTTCGACGTAGATACCGAAACGAGCAAACAGGCCCTGAACAACAAGGAAACGCTCACCGGGATTCTAAAGCTGCTTACTGGCCCTGTACGCCTCTATGACATGCTCAACCAGCAGCAAGCGGAGTAACCCTTGATTCGACTAGACCGATGGCTAGTGCCCAGCGTCGCCGAAATCGTGCGTGCTTTATTCGGCGTCCTCCACGAATCTCAAATCGTTGCACCGCATTCTTCTAAACACAAGGAAACACACCGGGAACTCCGCGGCATGTCCCAACCGATTAGCTGGGTTCTGCCGCGGCGTCCCAAGCAATTAGTAGCGGCATCGCCCCAATAGAACGAGTTCATCGGGTCAGTAGGAAGGTTAGTTAAACGAGACTACTAGCCTACCGACTCGATATCGCACGTCGTCAAGCTGACCGTTGCCTGCCTCTTCATCACCATTGATTTCCGGCAACTCGATCCCGATAACGGTATATCCCTGTGGCGCAATAAAGGTGTGTGGGGTATCGTAATAGCTCGTCCAGTACGCATCAACAATAGTGATCTCTGGGGTTCCCACTCGGACGGCCTGCCACTCAGTGCCATTGGACACCTGCAGCGATTGCTCTGATCCGCTCCAACGCAAAGTGCCCGCGTTTGATGCATCAGCAACGTCCGACGTACCGCCTACCGAAACTGCCTGGCCGTGAAAAACGGCAGTAGACTCGAGTAGCTGGAGATCCGCGTCTAACTCTGATTCCGTGACAAATTCATCAGCAACTGTTCCACTCAACCCGTCAGCAATTGCGGCATGCTCGGTACTCATGGCGTGATCGGCGGTTGTGGCGTGATCCGCGGTTGTGGCGTGTTCAGCACTTAGCGCATTCCCGACTGCCGTGGCCCCGCTAATTAAATTGTTGATCGACGCTTGTAACCCTGAAAGCGATACTCGTCCCTGAGCGAGCACTTGCTGCGGGGTCCCGATGACTTGCGTAGCAATCCATCCAGCTAGGACTAAAACTAAAGGCAATACAAGTTTCATTGGTCTTTCTTTTGCTTCAAGGAACTACGGAATCTGCAACGCACAAGTGCGAATGTGACCAAACCAAGCAGCATGATGCTTGAGGGCTCTGGTACAGCAACCGCACTCACCACGACGACGTCATCTACGTTGTACAAGAAAGAGCCACCTCCACCATGCGTCTCCAGAACGACCGAGGTAATTGTCTCAGCGTCGTCAGAACGTAAGCCCATGAACCAGACCGAGCTTCCGTCGGCAAGGGTTTGCTGTACCGAGGAGGCTTCCAACGCTGCAGTAACAAGACCAGACGTCAGCGTGACATCGCCATCCAACAGCGGATCTGCGCTTACTACAAATAGGCCAAATCCTGCGGCAGGTAAAAATGAGAAGTTGAGGTCATCACCGTCTTGCAGAACGCCGCCGTCGTCAGTTGCAAGATACCTCAGGCCCGATGTTGTATCAAATTGGTCATCGACAGCCAGGCTTACACCACCAAAGTCGTAGGCGAAGGTGACCCCTGAAATCGTGTCTCCGCTGCTGACCACGTCAAGAGCAGTGGTTTCAAAGTCAATAACGCTCGACGTGCCGCCAGTAGCGTCAAAAGCGTCACGGTCAGTAAAAGTGACTAGCTCAGCGGACGCGGTGGTGACAAATATCACAGTAATGATAAGGGTTGACGCCTGGATCACGAAGCGATCCTTTACCATTTTTGGTGTGCCTTGCATTGCTTTGGTTTGGTTTGATTTTGTGCAAGCGAATCGAGTGCTGGATGTTTGGAGCGGAGTATCGTGAATCTCGAAGCAGCAGGGTGAAATTCGCCACGTTCGGTTGTTAACGTCGCAGGGAGCCCCGTCCACAGACGGGGCCAACAGCTCGCTCAATCAGGGTACGCGCGTCTAGTACTGTTGTCAAGCGAAGGGACGCGGGAGTGCACCTGAAGGTTTGCGATTGGCATGGCATTTAAATCCAAGACTGCTCAGAATCTCAGTTTTCCACTTCAATGATCGGTAAACCTCAATCATTCCGTTCGGTGCCACCCAACCCTGATAACGATTTATGCCAGCCTCATTTTTGCGAGCGATTGAAGCTCGTCGCAGATTGGCCCAACCGTCGGTTCGCCAGTCTGCCGCTTTCGCTTTTTGCGGGGATAGTCCTTGCTGTTTTTCTCGCTCGTGCGTGATGATTCGTCTGCGATAACGCAAAGCGATAGCTCGTTTTGCAAATTCAGCTTCTTCGCACTGAGACGCAATCATTTGGTGGGTGGCACCCAATGCTAAGACACAATCATTTGGTGGGTGGCACCCAACGCTACAACGCTAACGGTGCCCAACGCTAACGATCCAAATTCGCCCCGGAGGACGTGCACGGCTGGGTGCCATCCAACGCTGAGAACGATTTTCAAAAATTGAAGCGACCTCAAACCCGAATGGATTGCCGGGATGCCGCATCAAGACAAGGACGATCTTCGCACACCGGTTGCGGAGTTGAAAGAGCTTTTGGCACCGATTCGCGATGCTCGCGTTGACGTTATCGGCCGTCATGGAAATGCCGGATGGACATTCCCTTCTCTTATCGCTTCGGATTCATCACTTTTCTTGTCCAGACTCGCCGGAAACAATCACTTCGGCGACGCCCAGTGATGCCTTTTTGCTGATCGCCTTAATGCGAACTTTGCGACCCACCACACCACCACTCGAAGTGGGGACGACAAGCTGATTTGGATTTTGGAACTCGCTGGATTTCGCATCTAAGCGTTCGATCCATTTGACGTGACCTTGGTCGTCAGCGATTGAGATTGAAATCGGTGTGCGTTCGCTTGACGAATCGGTTTGGAAGTAGACCTGCACTTGGTCGATGCGACAATCACGCTGAAGATCCACTTCCCACCAAGGCGACATTTCTTCTTGTGTCATCGCTGCTTGTTCCATTGCTCCGATCCCTTCGGTCACGCCGTCGACTGCGATTTCGGCGCGAGGCCGAGCACGCATGTCGATCACCGATCCCTGGGTGCTGGACTGAATGGATGGTCGATGGAAGGCCAGGTTTTCCGATACGTCATACTGGAATCCCCAGTCGTCGCCAGCTTCGGTCAAGTCAGCTGGTTTGTCCCAGGCGTCGGCAACCTCTTTCAGTCTCGCGACAATGTTGTCATCCAGGCGTCCATTTGGCCCTGGTGAGATATTCAGAACGTAGACTGAATTATGCGAGTTGTAGCTCTGAAGCTGTTTCAGGATGTACGCCTTTGACTTGGGTTTGCGAAATTTCGGAATATCGTCCCACCACCAGTCTCCTTGAGACGTGTCCGACGCGGCCGACGGACGCAGGTAGTCTTTGTGATAGGGATAGCTCCGCCCCGCCGCATCGGCAAACGGAACATCCGCGTGGGCTAGGTTCGACTCGTACGTGTGGCTGACGATCAAGCAATCCGGTTGTAACGCCTTCACCGTATCGTACAGCTGTTTGTATTGGATGTCGTCAAAGTCAGGCAGCGTGGGCCACGTCGACCAGCCATCGAAGTTCATGTAGTCGATGGGGCCATAGTTGGTCAGCAGTTCGGTAAGTTGACCTTTAATGAAGTCAATTTTTTCTTGGGATACGGTGCCGTTATCAATGCCGTGATGGTAGTCGAGGATCGAGTAATAGATCCCAACCTTCAGTCCACGCTTGCGAAACTCTTTCACAAACTCGCCGACGACATCCTTCTTCACAGGCGCCGAAGCGACGTCGTAGTCGGTCAACTTGCTATCCCAAAGGCAAAATCCCCCGTGGTGTTTGGACGTCAACCAACCGCCTGTCATCTTGCTATCAATGCAAACCTGCGCCCATTGGTCGACGGCCAAGCCAGTTGGATTGAACCATTCAACGGGCTCATTTCCACGGGAGCGTCCTGAGTGCTCTGCCTCGTTCACGTTCTTGAACGTGCACATGTTGTAGTGGAAATAGGCTTGGTACCGCGTGTTCACGAAGTTTAAAAGAGAATCTTTTGAAAGCTCCTGTGCCGAGATCCCATTGGATCCTGTTGCGGCAAGTAGCAAGCAACAAGTCGCCAACAACCTGCAAGACGCGGAAGCATGAATTGGCATCAAGAAAGCTCCGGATTTGTTTTGATAGCGAAAACGAATCAAGCGAGGAACTTCCTCGACCAACCAGTGCCCACACTAGCACAACCCAGTGATTGTTCAACCGAGAACCAGGCCATGGGCATGTTCTTTCCTAACACCTTATACTATCCTCTTACTTGTCAATATCGTCGACCTCGATATTCCGAAACCAGCGATGGCAGGCGATTCACGAGAAAAAAGCGGATCAAGTGTTCTCGTCGAAGCGGAAGGTGCATGTCTTTTCAGAATCCAGCGATGGGCCTCAGTAGATCAGCTGGACCTCGATAGATCGAAGGTGCCGGGCAGGAATAGCGT
This genomic stretch from Neorhodopirellula lusitana harbors:
- a CDS encoding PEP-CTERM sorting domain-containing protein, whose protein sequence is MQGTPKMVKDRFVIQASTLIITVIFVTTASAELVTFTDRDAFDATGGTSSVIDFETTALDVVSSGDTISGVTFAYDFGGVSLAVDDQFDTTSGLRYLATDDGGVLQDGDDLNFSFLPAAGFGLFVVSADPLLDGDVTLTSGLVTAALEASSVQQTLADGSSVWFMGLRSDDAETITSVVLETHGGGGSFLYNVDDVVVVSAVAVPEPSSIMLLGLVTFALVRCRFRSSLKQKKDQ
- a CDS encoding alpha-L-fucosidase; protein product: MPIHASASCRLLATCCLLLAATGSNGISAQELSKDSLLNFVNTRYQAYFHYNMCTFKNVNEAEHSGRSRGNEPVEWFNPTGLAVDQWAQVCIDSKMTGGWLTSKHHGGFCLWDSKLTDYDVASAPVKKDVVGEFVKEFRKRGLKVGIYYSILDYHHGIDNGTVSQEKIDFIKGQLTELLTNYGPIDYMNFDGWSTWPTLPDFDDIQYKQLYDTVKALQPDCLIVSHTYESNLAHADVPFADAAGRSYPYHKDYLRPSAASDTSQGDWWWDDIPKFRKPKSKAYILKQLQSYNSHNSVYVLNISPGPNGRLDDNIVARLKEVADAWDKPADLTEAGDDWGFQYDVSENLAFHRPSIQSSTQGSVIDMRARPRAEIAVDGVTEGIGAMEQAAMTQEEMSPWWEVDLQRDCRIDQVQVYFQTDSSSERTPISISIADDQGHVKWIERLDAKSSEFQNPNQLVVPTSSGGVVGRKVRIKAISKKASLGVAEVIVSGESGQEK
- a CDS encoding phytanoyl-CoA dioxygenase family protein; translated protein: MNTHVDDIPNPSPSQLAELPRQMGFVPAVGTSPGLLTAAQIDLYNTMGFLMPFDGLDPTEAAETRAFFDGVLAAFIELGRNSYSISTAHLRFARIYELVQHPRIVNAVADLLGPNVVCWGSHFFCKMPGDGKRVPWHQDSTYWPLSPTKTVTVWLAIDDADPDNANMKFIPRSHVHGLIDYDETQDADTVLNLAVQNPGSYGDDAVDVALKAGQFSMHSDLLLHGSEANQSNRRRCGLTIRYAAADVTTWYDWHKKGFLVRGEDTNGHWANPPQPNH
- a CDS encoding DUF1501 domain-containing protein → MSLPTPHQAFAHNRRVFLKNSGTGIGTAALASLFAGDSGSTATAAPGLPTGAHFPAKAKRIIYLFQSGGPAQQDLFDHKPLLNEMNGKELPAEVRGEQRLTGMSVNQSSLPIAGSHFKFSQHGESGAWLSDLLPYHRDIVDDVCFIKSMHTEAINHDPAITMFQTGSQIAGRPSLGSWLSYGLGSENKDLPAFIVLVSAGQGGQPLYARLWGNGFLDSKYQGVQFRGGSDPVLYLSNPKGIPASRRRAQLDAINSLNQHQFAQEHDPEIESRIAQYEMAYRMQSSVPDAADFSDEPESTFELYGQDAKKPGTYAANCLLARRLAQRDVRFIQLYHQGWDQHSNLPKQIRGQAKETDQASAALVKDLKQLGLLDDTLVIWGGEFGRTSYTQGVLTNDNYGRDHHPRCFTTWMAGGGIKPGISHGITDEFGYNVVEDGVHVHDFNATVLHLMGIDHERLNYRYQGRRFRLTDVHGEVLNNIIA
- a CDS encoding CAAX prenyl protease-related protein, translating into MLAYVAPMLAFLLVLQLEDYATADFAWLLYVLRVVAPAGALAYFWSQGCYRELRLKWSWMILSDLLVGVALAAMWILPYVLFPQLRPSGADVEFDPTMFGVAWVSWVLALRMIGYAMVTPVMEELFMRSFLMRYADVYDVDQDFRKLPLARFTWRSFIVVVVVFMGTHMMWEWWVMLPWAVLTNLWFYYRKDLFAIIVVHAATNASILLAAIFASDSFSLWFLV